Within Flavobacteriales bacterium, the genomic segment ATTTTGGGCTTCCGTGCCTTTGCCTTCTAGAATACTCATAAAGATTTTCGCAGCTCCTTCAACAGTACCTCCTCCATGAATCTCCTCTTGTGTAATTTTCTTCATTCCTAAATCACTTGGGGATAAAACACGTTCTCTATTCCGATCAATCATTTTAAAATCTCCTGTTAACGAGATCTCATCATATCCATCTAAAGCGTGTAATATCACATAATTACGGTCGATATCTTGATACAAGTAATTGTACATTCTAGCAAGCTCCAGATTAAATACACCGACTACTTGATTTTGAGGAAACGAAGGATTAACCATTGGTCCAAGCATATTAAAAAAGGTTTTAACACCAACTTCTCTTCTCACAGGACCAACATTCTTCATAGCAGGATGAAACATAGGGGCGTGCAAAAAGCAAATACCCGCATCCTGTAACTGCTTTCTTAGCACATCTTGATCATTGGTAAAAGTATAACCCAGATGCTCGATTACATTTGAAGACCCGCAACCGGATGATACACCATAATTCCCATGCTTTGCTACACTAATACCAGCTCCAGAAACTATGAAAGAAGATAGTGTTGAAATATTGAAGGTGTTTTTACTATCCCCCCCGGTTCCACACATATCGATTGTTTCGAAATCACTTAAGTCGATACGAACACATAAATCTAACAGCGCCTCACGAAAACCACCAAGCTCTTCAATAGTAATATCTCGCATTTGAAATACAGTAAGGAATGCAGCAATTTCGCTGTTGTTGTATTTAGCACTTCCAATATCCGTCAGAACAGCTTTTGCAGCCGCTTTGCCTAAAGTATTGTGATCGAATAAATGATTTAAGATTTCTTTCATTCTTAATGCTTAACCCAATTTGTAATAATCTCTTGTCCGTGTTCTGTCAGTATGGATTCTGGATGAAACTGAACTCCTTTTAAATCAAACTCCTTGTGAGATATAGCCATTATATCTTCCTTTTCATCTCTAATAGTCACATTAAACCCTTC encodes:
- the trpD gene encoding anthranilate phosphoribosyltransferase, with product MKEILNHLFDHNTLGKAAAKAVLTDIGSAKYNNSEIAAFLTVFQMRDITIEELGGFREALLDLCVRIDLSDFETIDMCGTGGDSKNTFNISTLSSFIVSGAGISVAKHGNYGVSSGCGSSNVIEHLGYTFTNDQDVLRKQLQDAGICFLHAPMFHPAMKNVGPVRREVGVKTFFNMLGPMVNPSFPQNQVVGVFNLELARMYNYLYQDIDRNYVILHALDGYDEISLTGDFKMIDRNRERVLSPSDLGMKKITQEEIHGGGTVEGAAKIFMSILEGKGTEAQNNAVIANSGMGIYCAKKNTSIEDALGYAKESLESGKALGALKKLMS